One window of Burkholderia vietnamiensis LMG 10929 genomic DNA carries:
- a CDS encoding exonuclease domain-containing protein encodes MSDLYPSDPASEQPLVFVDLETTGGSPAEHRITEIGVVEIGPGHMSTWTTLVNPGQPIPPFIQQLTGISDDMVRDAPSFASLAPALFERLDGKLFVAHNASFDRGFLRAEFERAGLAFNPDVLCTVKLSRALFPRESRHGLDALIERYGLVPAARHRALADADLIWQFWRQLHTLVPLERLRDQIARTTRHFRLGGDLTEAWLDTAPAGCGAYALFGEGDEALYVGRSVRVRQRLRALLTGERRSSKEMRIAQQVRRVEWRETGNELGAMLAEAQWIARLRPAYNRRPTAAAVRAGDAPWPFDGAVAFEAHGERSLFHVIDAWRYLGVAESLDAAARLAADGTDGAFEPHTQRLLQTYLARGLQLIPLAALAAAD; translated from the coding sequence ATGTCCGACCTTTATCCGTCCGATCCTGCCAGCGAACAGCCGCTCGTCTTCGTCGACCTCGAAACCACTGGTGGATCGCCCGCCGAACATCGCATTACCGAAATCGGGGTAGTCGAAATCGGTCCGGGCCACATGTCCACATGGACGACGCTGGTCAATCCCGGGCAGCCGATCCCGCCGTTCATCCAACAGCTGACCGGTATTTCGGACGACATGGTGCGCGACGCGCCGTCGTTTGCGTCGCTCGCGCCGGCGCTGTTCGAGCGTTTGGACGGCAAGCTGTTCGTCGCGCACAACGCGAGCTTCGACCGTGGTTTTCTGCGCGCAGAATTCGAGCGCGCCGGCCTCGCATTCAACCCCGACGTGCTATGCACGGTGAAGCTGTCGCGCGCGCTGTTTCCGCGCGAGTCGCGGCATGGCCTCGATGCGCTGATCGAGCGGTATGGGCTGGTCCCCGCCGCGCGCCACCGCGCGCTCGCGGATGCGGACCTGATTTGGCAGTTCTGGCGGCAATTACACACGCTCGTGCCGCTCGAGCGCTTGCGCGACCAGATCGCACGTACGACGCGCCACTTCCGTCTGGGCGGCGACTTGACCGAAGCATGGCTCGATACCGCGCCGGCCGGATGCGGCGCCTATGCGCTGTTCGGCGAGGGCGACGAAGCGCTGTACGTCGGCCGCAGCGTGCGTGTCCGGCAGCGCTTGCGTGCGCTGCTGACCGGCGAGCGGCGCTCGTCGAAGGAAATGCGGATCGCGCAGCAGGTGCGGCGCGTCGAGTGGCGGGAGACCGGCAACGAGCTGGGCGCGATGCTTGCCGAAGCGCAGTGGATCGCGCGCCTGCGCCCGGCATACAACCGGCGACCCACGGCTGCGGCCGTACGTGCCGGTGATGCGCCCTGGCCGTTCGACGGCGCGGTCGCGTTCGAGGCGCACGGCGAGCGCAGCCTGTTTCATGTGATCGATGCGTGGCGTTACCTCGGCGTGGCCGAGTCGCTCGACGCCGCCGCGCGGCTCGCGGCGGACGGCACGGACGGCGCGTTCGAGCCCCATACGCAGCGTCTGTTGCAGACCTATCTCGCGCGCGGCCTGCAATTGATCCCGCTGGCGGCGCTCGCGGCCGCCGACTGA
- a CDS encoding cold-shock protein has protein sequence MDTGIVKWFNDAKGFGFITSDNGGEDLFAHFSEIRMEGFKTLKENQRVSFEVKVGPKGKQAANIQAA, from the coding sequence ATGGATACCGGTATCGTAAAATGGTTTAACGATGCTAAAGGTTTTGGCTTTATTACATCCGACAATGGCGGCGAAGATTTGTTTGCGCACTTCTCCGAAATCCGGATGGAAGGCTTCAAGACGTTGAAGGAAAACCAGCGCGTTTCGTTCGAGGTGAAGGTCGGCCCGAAGGGCAAGCAGGCAGCGAATATCCAGGCAGCCTGA
- a CDS encoding porin, whose translation MKKTLIVAALAGIPAIAAHAQSSVTLYGLIDAGITYTNNQGGHSAWQETSGSINGSRWGLRGTEDLGGGLKAIFTLENGFGINNGTLKQNGREFGRQAFVGLAHDGFGSLTLGRQYDSVVDYLGPLSLTGTQYGGTEFAHPFDNDNLNNSFRINNAIKYQSVNYGGLKFGALYGFSNATNFANNRAYSVGASYSYLGFNVAAAYMQLNNNVNAPAFAASDPGAVAGDWTFAAGRQRTWGAGLNYGFGPATAGFVFTQTRLTDSAGISAGQSGVSRGIALTGGTRFNNYEVNGRYALTPAFSLAGSYTYTDARLDGQSPSWHQFNLQADYALSKRTDLYLQGEYQRVNADGLAIGANINGLGSASSTNKQIAVTAGMRHRF comes from the coding sequence ATGAAAAAGACGCTGATCGTTGCCGCATTGGCCGGCATTCCGGCGATCGCCGCCCATGCGCAAAGCAGTGTCACGCTATACGGGCTGATCGACGCCGGCATCACCTACACGAACAACCAGGGCGGCCACAGCGCGTGGCAGGAAACGAGCGGCTCGATCAACGGCAGCCGCTGGGGGCTGCGCGGTACCGAGGATCTCGGCGGCGGCCTGAAAGCAATCTTCACGCTGGAGAACGGCTTCGGCATCAACAATGGCACGCTGAAGCAGAACGGCCGCGAGTTCGGCCGGCAGGCATTCGTCGGGCTCGCGCATGACGGCTTCGGCTCGCTCACGCTCGGCCGCCAATACGACAGCGTCGTCGATTACCTGGGGCCGCTGTCGCTCACGGGCACGCAGTACGGCGGCACCGAGTTCGCGCACCCGTTCGACAACGACAACCTGAACAACTCGTTCCGGATCAACAACGCCATCAAATACCAGAGCGTGAACTACGGCGGCCTGAAATTCGGCGCGCTGTACGGCTTCTCGAACGCCACGAATTTCGCGAACAATCGCGCATACAGCGTCGGCGCGTCATACAGCTACCTCGGCTTCAACGTCGCGGCCGCTTACATGCAGCTGAACAACAACGTCAACGCGCCGGCGTTCGCAGCGAGCGACCCGGGCGCCGTGGCCGGCGACTGGACCTTCGCGGCCGGCCGCCAGCGTACCTGGGGCGCCGGCCTGAACTACGGCTTCGGCCCGGCGACCGCCGGCTTCGTGTTCACGCAGACCCGCCTCACCGATTCGGCCGGCATCAGCGCCGGACAGTCGGGCGTGTCGCGCGGCATCGCGCTCACGGGCGGCACGCGCTTCAACAACTATGAGGTGAACGGCCGCTATGCGCTGACGCCGGCATTCTCGCTGGCCGGCTCGTACACCTACACCGATGCCCGCCTCGACGGCCAGTCGCCCAGCTGGCACCAGTTCAACCTGCAAGCCGACTATGCGCTGTCGAAGCGCACCGACCTGTATCTGCAAGGGGAATACCAGCGCGTCAACGCGGACGGCTTGGCGATCGGCGCGAACATCAACGGGCTCGGCAGCGCGTCGTCGACGAACAAGCAAATCGCCGTCACCGCGGGTATGCGCCACCGCTTCTGA
- the greB gene encoding transcription elongation factor GreB, with protein sequence MNKAFVKESEGDDDDLDPGQPAIPAGTKNYITPAGHKRLRDELLNLIDVERPEVVRLVSWAASNGDRSENGDYIYGKRRLREIDRRIRFLTKRLDLAEVVDASRQENVDQVFFGATVDYATPDGEDHTVTIVGIDEVDLDRGCVSWISPIARALIKAKIGDTVTLMTPAGPQPIDVLDVRYPARDDA encoded by the coding sequence ATGAACAAGGCGTTTGTCAAAGAATCGGAAGGCGACGACGACGATCTCGACCCCGGTCAGCCGGCGATCCCGGCGGGCACCAAGAACTACATCACGCCGGCCGGCCACAAGCGGCTCAGGGACGAGTTGCTGAACCTGATCGACGTCGAGCGTCCGGAGGTCGTGCGCCTCGTGTCGTGGGCCGCGTCGAACGGCGACCGGTCCGAGAACGGCGATTACATCTACGGCAAGCGGCGGCTGCGCGAAATCGACCGCCGGATCCGCTTCCTGACGAAGCGGCTCGATCTCGCCGAAGTCGTCGACGCGAGCCGGCAGGAGAACGTCGACCAGGTGTTCTTCGGCGCGACCGTCGATTACGCGACGCCGGACGGCGAGGACCACACCGTGACGATCGTCGGGATCGACGAGGTGGACCTCGACCGCGGCTGCGTCAGCTGGATCTCGCCGATTGCACGGGCGCTGATCAAGGCGAAGATCGGCGATACCGTCACGTTGATGACGCCGGCCGGCCCGCAACCGATCGACGTGCTCGACGTGCGCTATCCGGCGCGGGACGACGCATGA
- a CDS encoding RelA/SpoT family protein, whose translation MSTTPSSASADSTTEVTAQSPARQYIDAVLEQSFRHLFGPTATPEQPRKHGVVSIANLTTALAEYLGPDEIKEVKAAFHFSDEAHLGQYRQSGEPYITHPVAVAEICAGWKLDAQAVMAALLHDVMEDQGVTKSELAERFGPKVAELVDGLSKLDKMEFRSREEAQAENFRKMLLAMARDVRVILVKLADRLHNMRTLGAVPMEKRRRVARETLDIYAPIAHRLGLNNTYRELQDMSFANFNPHRYATLEKAVKAARGNRREVISKILEAAQRAMTDAKIDAEITGREKTIYSIYRKMRDKQLSFSQVLDVYGFRVVVDNPLDCYTCIGALHALYKPVPGKFKDYIAIPKINGYQSLHTTLVGPFGAPIEFQVRTRKMHEIAEAGVAAHWLYKNGGADLNDVQKRAHQWLKSLLDIQSEAGDSSEFLEHVKIDLFPDAVYVFTPKSKIMALPRGATALDFAYSIHSDLGNQCVAVKINNELLPLRTELKSGDIVEVITAPYSKPNPAWLGFVRTGKARSAIRHYLKTMRLNESVQLGERLVDQSLKGYGFALADVTPEVWDKLVQWTGNKSRQEIFADIGLGRRVAAVMAKRIEVLMSGRDADDDLPKSERHPAHHAPPVVITGTEGMSVQLSACCRPIPGDAIMGYIGIGLGMAIHTTDCRVAQRIHRRDPGRWIDVEWAPQPGRLFDVAVKALVKNTKGIFARVAADITSADANIVHIAMDEDLTHESTVLRFVIQVSDRLHLANVMRRVRTNPDVMRIMRERSTEDGAHARHDGGMRIERERQDY comes from the coding sequence ATGAGCACCACCCCATCGTCCGCCTCCGCGGATTCGACCACCGAAGTCACGGCCCAGTCGCCTGCGCGCCAGTACATCGACGCGGTCCTCGAACAATCCTTCCGGCATCTGTTCGGGCCGACCGCCACACCGGAGCAGCCTCGCAAGCACGGCGTCGTTTCGATCGCGAATCTGACGACCGCGCTTGCCGAGTATCTCGGTCCGGACGAAATCAAAGAGGTCAAGGCGGCGTTCCACTTCAGCGACGAAGCCCACCTCGGTCAATATCGCCAGAGCGGCGAACCCTACATCACTCATCCGGTCGCCGTCGCGGAAATCTGCGCCGGCTGGAAGCTCGACGCGCAAGCCGTGATGGCCGCGCTGCTGCACGACGTGATGGAAGACCAGGGCGTGACCAAGAGCGAGCTGGCCGAACGGTTCGGCCCGAAGGTCGCGGAACTGGTCGATGGCTTGTCGAAGCTCGACAAGATGGAATTCCGCAGCCGCGAGGAAGCGCAGGCGGAAAACTTCCGCAAGATGCTGCTCGCGATGGCGCGCGACGTGCGCGTCATCCTCGTCAAGCTCGCCGATCGGCTGCACAACATGCGCACGCTCGGCGCGGTGCCGATGGAAAAGCGCCGCCGCGTCGCGCGCGAGACGCTCGACATCTACGCACCGATCGCGCACCGCCTCGGGTTGAACAACACGTATCGCGAGCTGCAGGACATGAGCTTCGCGAACTTCAACCCGCATCGCTACGCGACGCTCGAGAAGGCCGTGAAGGCCGCGCGCGGCAATCGTCGCGAGGTGATCAGCAAGATCCTCGAGGCCGCGCAGCGTGCGATGACCGACGCGAAGATCGACGCGGAAATCACCGGCCGCGAAAAGACCATCTACAGCATCTACCGCAAGATGCGCGACAAGCAGCTGTCGTTCTCGCAGGTGCTCGACGTGTACGGCTTTCGCGTCGTCGTCGACAACCCGCTCGACTGCTACACGTGCATCGGCGCACTGCATGCGCTGTACAAGCCGGTGCCCGGCAAGTTCAAGGACTACATCGCGATCCCGAAGATCAACGGCTATCAGTCGCTGCACACGACGCTCGTCGGCCCGTTCGGCGCGCCGATCGAGTTCCAGGTGCGCACGCGCAAGATGCACGAGATCGCCGAGGCCGGCGTGGCCGCCCACTGGCTGTACAAGAACGGCGGCGCCGATCTGAACGACGTGCAGAAGCGCGCGCACCAGTGGCTGAAGTCGCTGCTCGACATCCAGAGCGAAGCGGGCGATTCGAGCGAGTTCCTCGAGCACGTGAAGATCGACCTGTTCCCGGACGCCGTCTACGTGTTCACGCCGAAGTCGAAGATCATGGCGCTGCCGCGCGGCGCGACGGCGCTCGACTTCGCGTATTCGATCCACAGCGATCTCGGCAACCAGTGCGTGGCCGTGAAGATCAACAACGAATTGCTGCCGCTGCGCACCGAGCTCAAGAGCGGCGATATCGTCGAGGTGATCACGGCGCCGTATTCGAAGCCGAACCCCGCGTGGCTCGGCTTCGTGCGCACCGGCAAGGCACGTTCGGCGATTCGTCACTATCTGAAGACGATGCGCCTGAACGAGTCGGTGCAACTCGGCGAGCGGCTCGTCGACCAGAGCCTGAAGGGTTATGGGTTCGCGCTCGCCGACGTGACGCCGGAGGTGTGGGACAAGCTCGTCCAGTGGACCGGCAACAAGAGTCGCCAGGAAATCTTCGCGGACATCGGCCTCGGCCGGCGGGTGGCGGCCGTGATGGCCAAGCGCATCGAAGTGCTGATGAGCGGCCGCGACGCGGACGACGATCTGCCGAAGTCCGAGCGCCATCCCGCGCACCATGCGCCGCCGGTCGTGATCACCGGCACCGAAGGCATGTCGGTGCAGCTGTCGGCATGCTGCCGGCCGATTCCGGGCGATGCGATCATGGGCTATATCGGCATCGGCCTCGGGATGGCGATTCATACGACCGATTGCCGTGTCGCGCAGCGCATCCACCGGCGCGATCCGGGGCGCTGGATCGACGTCGAATGGGCGCCGCAGCCGGGCAGGCTGTTCGACGTCGCGGTGAAGGCGCTGGTCAAGAACACGAAGGGCATCTTCGCGCGCGTTGCGGCGGACATCACGTCGGCCGACGCGAACATCGTGCATATCGCGATGGACGAAGATCTGACGCACGAGTCGACGGTGCTGCGCTTCGTCATCCAGGTCAGCGACCGCCTGCATCTCGCGAACGTGATGCGCCGCGTGCGCACCAATCCCGACGTGATGCGGATCATGCGCGAACGCTCGACCGAGGACGGCGCGCATGCGCGTCACGACGGCGGCATGCGGATCGAGCGCGAGCGCCAGGATTACTGA
- the rpoZ gene encoding DNA-directed RNA polymerase subunit omega: MARITVEDCLKQIPNRFELALAATYRARQLAQGHTPKIESRDKPTVVALREIAAGQVGVEMLKKVPV, translated from the coding sequence ATGGCTCGCATTACCGTCGAAGACTGCCTGAAGCAAATCCCCAACCGCTTCGAACTGGCGCTCGCCGCCACCTACCGCGCGCGGCAGCTCGCGCAAGGCCATACGCCGAAGATCGAAAGCCGCGACAAGCCGACGGTCGTCGCGCTGCGCGAAATCGCTGCCGGTCAGGTCGGCGTCGAGATGCTGAAGAAGGTGCCGGTGTAA
- the gmk gene encoding guanylate kinase, translating to MTDSHRDGHASHALHGGVYPGNLFMVIAPSGAGKSTLVNALLSKDSDICLSISYTTRKPRPGEQDGQHYHFTTVEDFRARHAAHEFLESAEVHGNYYGTSRVWIEEQMASGHDVLLEIDWQGAQQVKRQFHNAVGIFILPPSLDALEERLKKRGQDEPNVITRRLLAAGSEMAHASEAEYVVINENFDRALAELECIVAATRLRFGSQYARHAELFIELGIHLPHAE from the coding sequence ATGACCGATTCCCATCGCGACGGCCACGCGTCGCATGCGCTGCACGGCGGCGTCTATCCCGGCAACCTGTTCATGGTCATCGCGCCGTCGGGCGCCGGCAAGTCGACGCTCGTGAACGCGCTGCTGTCGAAGGACAGCGACATCTGCCTGTCGATTTCGTACACGACGCGCAAGCCGCGCCCGGGCGAGCAGGACGGCCAGCACTATCACTTCACCACCGTCGAGGATTTCCGCGCGCGTCACGCCGCGCACGAATTCCTCGAAAGCGCGGAAGTGCACGGCAACTACTACGGCACGTCGCGCGTGTGGATCGAGGAGCAGATGGCGAGCGGCCACGACGTGCTGCTCGAGATCGACTGGCAGGGCGCGCAGCAGGTGAAGCGGCAGTTTCACAACGCGGTCGGCATCTTCATCCTGCCGCCGTCGCTCGATGCGCTCGAGGAGCGTCTGAAGAAGCGCGGCCAGGACGAGCCGAACGTCATCACGCGCCGCCTGCTCGCGGCCGGCAGCGAGATGGCGCACGCGTCCGAAGCGGAATACGTGGTGATCAACGAGAATTTCGATCGTGCGCTCGCGGAACTGGAGTGCATCGTCGCGGCGACGCGCCTGCGTTTTGGTTCGCAGTACGCGCGACATGCGGAGCTGTTCATCGAACTCGGCATCCATCTGCCCCACGCGGAATGA